One part of the Deinococcus budaensis genome encodes these proteins:
- a CDS encoding HesB/IscA family protein: protein MTATSFPDAGHPVPGQEISISEFGAQRALAILAQSGKDNAGVRVFIKSGGCSGYQYGMAIDDRELEGDTIVVDRGVKLLVDRMSLPLLRGSEVDFVENMMGGGFTVHNPNATSNCGCGHSFRTDGAQSPDGEGSGGCGSH from the coding sequence ATGACGGCGACCTCTTTCCCCGACGCGGGCCACCCGGTGCCCGGCCAGGAGATCAGCATCAGCGAATTCGGCGCCCAGCGGGCTTTGGCGATCCTGGCCCAGAGCGGCAAGGACAACGCGGGCGTGCGGGTGTTTATCAAAAGTGGCGGGTGCAGCGGCTACCAGTACGGCATGGCGATTGACGACCGCGAGCTGGAGGGCGACACCATCGTGGTGGACCGGGGCGTCAAGCTGCTTGTCGACCGCATGAGCCTGCCCCTGCTGCGCGGCAGCGAGGTGGACTTCGTCGAGAACATGATGGGCGGCGGGTTCACGGTCCACAACCCCAACGCCACCAGCAACTGCGGCTGCGGCCACTCCTTCCGCACCGACGGCGCCCAGTCGCCTGACGGTGAGGGCAGCGGCGGCTGCGGCAGCCACTGA